Sequence from the Pirellulales bacterium genome:
GACTCTGCCGAGGCGCCGGCTCCCGGCGCAACCAAGATGACCCGTACGACGCAAACTCCCCCTAAGGGCCTAATTTTGATTGATCAAAAAAATTATTTCTTGGCATTGAATAATATCCGTAACGGACCCATAATTCTGGGGCGATACGCGGCAGTTTGTGCTGGGCCAGCCCCAGAAACGCAATGACAACCGCAGGGCACCGATTCATGTGGCGCGTTTTATCCCTCGCTCTCGTGGCGCTCGCCGGATTGGGCTGCAACCAGCTCGCTGACATTGGCGAGGGGGAAGGACGTGTACGCATCGTCTGCACCACGGGCCAGGTTGGCGACATGCTGGCGCATATCGGCGGCGACCATGTTGACGTGCGCACCCTGATGGGGCCAGGCGTCGACCCGCACTTGTACAAGGCCACGCCGGGCGACATTCGCCTGCTAAAGAGCGCTAAGGCGATTTTTTACAACGGCCTGCACCTCGAAGGTCGGCTGGCCGAGGTGCTGGAAAAGCTCTCGCGGCGAAAACCAACAATCGCTGTGACCGACGAAATTCGGCAGCATAATCCCGATCGATTGCGCCAGGCGCCCGAGTTCGCGGCCAGCTTCGACCCGCACGTGTGGTTCGATGTCGGACTATGGGCCGACTGTGCCGACTATGCGGCGACACGACTTATGGAAATCGATCCCACGCACGCCAGCGATTACCGCCGCCAGGCGGACGCCTACATCGCCGAGTTGCGCGCGTTGGACGACGAGACACGTCGTCACTTGTCAGAAATCCCCGCGCGGGGGCGCGTCCTTGTGACAGCGCATGATGCATTCGGCTATTTCGGCCGGGCCTACGATATCGAGGTTCACGGCCTGCAAGGAATCAGCACGGCAGACGAAGCGGATCTGGGCGCGATCAACGACCTGGTGAAATTGCTCGTTGCCCGGCAAGTGAAGGCGGTCTTTATCGAATCGAGCGTTCCGTCGAAGAACATTCGCAGCCTGATCCAAGGATGCGAGGCCGCCGGCCATCAGCTCGTTTTGGGCGGAGAGCTGTATTCAGACGCCATGGGACCGGCCGGCACGCCTGAGGGAACCTATATCGGCATGATTGCCTTTAATGTCGACCAGATCGAGAGGGCCTTGCAGTGAAGCGTGACGCCGCCGACCAGACCGCTCCCGCGAGTGCAACGCCTCCGCCAAGGCCGACCCCGGCCGCGCCGCCGCTCGAAATTCATGACATGACGGTGGCCTACCACCGCAAACCAGTGCTGTGGGATATCGACCTGGTTACGCCCGAGGGGCAGTTGATCGGCATCATTGGCCCCAACGGCGCAGGCAAAAGCACCTTGATCAAAGCCGTGCTGGGGCTGACACCGCTGGCCAGTGGCCAGGTGCGCATTTATGGAAAGCCCTACGCCGAGCAACGGCATCTGGTCGGCTATGTACCGCAACGCGAAACAGTCGACTGGGACTTTCCCGTCACCGCTCTCGATGTGGTGATGATGGGCACCTATGGCCGGCTGGGCTGGTTTCGTCGACCCGGCGCGGCCGAGCGCCGTCTGGCCGAAGAGTGCCTCGATAAAGTCGGCATGATTTCCTATGCGCGCCGACAAATTCAGCAGCTTTCTGGCGGGCAGCAACAACGCATCTTCTTGGCGCGGGCGCTCGCGCAAGATGCGCAGATCTATTTCATGGACGAGCCGTTCGCCGGGGTCGACGCGGCCACCGAGCAGGCCATCGTGGCGCTGCTGCAGGCGCTGCGCAATAACGGCAAGACCGTATTCGTTGTCCATCACGAGTTGCAGACCGTGCGCAACTATTTCGATTTCGTGATCCTGCTCAACCTGCGCCTGGTGGCGGCCGGCCCCACGGCCATTGCCTTTACGAAGCAGAATCTGCAACAGACCTATGGCGGCCGCCTGACGATCCTGGACGAAGCGGCCGAAGCTGTACGGCTGGGTGAGGCGCCGCGGTGATCGCGCTCTCGAACACATTGCTGGTCATGCTTGGCACCTCGCTTTTGGGCGCGGTGGCTGGCATCGTCGGCAGCTTTGCGGTGTTGCGTCGCCGAGCACTGGTCGGAGATTTGCTCGCTCACGCGGCGCTGCCGGGACTGTGCCTGGCGTTTCTGGCGCTTAATTATCGACCGGCCAGCGAAGGATGGTTCAGCCCGACCACCTCGGGCAATGGCAACTGGCAATTCACAGCCATGTTGATCGGGGCCTTTGCGACCGGCATTATCGGCGTCGCGCTGGTTACGCTCGTCTGCCGATACTCGCGCACCAAAGAAGACGCGGCCATCGGCATTGTGTTGAGCACGTTCTTCGGCGCCGGCGTAGTGCTGTCGAGTCTGATTCAGAACCTGCCAACCGCCAGCAGCAAGGCCGGCTTGCAGACCTATATTTATGGCCAGGCTGCCGGCATGACGCGCGAAGACGTGTGGTTCATCATCATCATGGCAGCCGCCTGCCTGCTGTTGGTCAT
This genomic interval carries:
- a CDS encoding zinc ABC transporter substrate-binding protein codes for the protein MWRVLSLALVALAGLGCNQLADIGEGEGRVRIVCTTGQVGDMLAHIGGDHVDVRTLMGPGVDPHLYKATPGDIRLLKSAKAIFYNGLHLEGRLAEVLEKLSRRKPTIAVTDEIRQHNPDRLRQAPEFAASFDPHVWFDVGLWADCADYAATRLMEIDPTHASDYRRQADAYIAELRALDDETRRHLSEIPARGRVLVTAHDAFGYFGRAYDIEVHGLQGISTADEADLGAINDLVKLLVARQVKAVFIESSVPSKNIRSLIQGCEAAGHQLVLGGELYSDAMGPAGTPEGTYIGMIAFNVDQIERALQ
- a CDS encoding metal ABC transporter ATP-binding protein, giving the protein MKRDAADQTAPASATPPPRPTPAAPPLEIHDMTVAYHRKPVLWDIDLVTPEGQLIGIIGPNGAGKSTLIKAVLGLTPLASGQVRIYGKPYAEQRHLVGYVPQRETVDWDFPVTALDVVMMGTYGRLGWFRRPGAAERRLAEECLDKVGMISYARRQIQQLSGGQQQRIFLARALAQDAQIYFMDEPFAGVDAATEQAIVALLQALRNNGKTVFVVHHELQTVRNYFDFVILLNLRLVAAGPTAIAFTKQNLQQTYGGRLTILDEAAEAVRLGEAPR